One region of Macadamia integrifolia cultivar HAES 741 chromosome 11, SCU_Mint_v3, whole genome shotgun sequence genomic DNA includes:
- the LOC122094396 gene encoding 4-hydroxyphenylpyruvate dioxygenase has translation MVEKGFKLVGFANFVRQNPKSDRFHVKRFHHIEFWCTDAINPANRFSWGLGMPIVAKSDLSTGNQVHASYLLRSGDFNILFTAPYSPSISATDNLVHTAAIPTLSHSAVASFAATHGLAIRAIAVEVEDAVVAFNASVANGAKPSSPPVELDGGAAVIAEVQLYGDVVLRYVSHRTPDPIFLPRFEKVDSSSFPLLDYGIRRLDHAVGNVTDLAKAVAYVKEFTGFHEFAEFTTEDVGTTESGLNSVVLANNDEMVLLPMNEPVFGTKRKSQIQTYLEHNDGPGVQHLALMSEDIFRTLREMRKRSGVGGFDFMPSPPPTYYRNLKNRAGDILSDEQIKECEELGILVDRDDQGTLLQIFTKPVGDRPTIFIEIIQRIGCMLKDEEGKTYQKGGCGGFGKGNFSELFKSIEEYEKTLEARRNTEAAAA, from the exons ATGGTGGAGAAAGGATTCAAGCTAGTGGGTTTTGCCAATTTTGTTCGCCAGAACCCTAAATCCGATCGTTTCCATGTGAAGCGCTTCCACCACATTGAATTCTGGTGCACTGACGCCATTAACCCAGCCAACCGCTTCTCTTGGGGCCTAGGAATGCCCATCGTCGCCAAATCTGACCTTTCCACGGGAAACCAAGTCCACGCCTCTTACCTCCTCCGTTCCGGCGACTTCAACATCCTATTCACCGCCCCTTACTCCCCCTCCATCTCCGCCACTGACAACCTCGTCCACACAGCGGCCATCCCCACCTTATCCCACTCTGCCGTCGCCTCTTTCGCCGCCACCCACGGTCTTGCCATCCGAGCCATCGCCGTTGAGGTCGAAGACGCCGTTGTTGCCTTCAACGCCAGTGTCGCCAATGGTGCAAAACCTTCGTCTCCTCCGGTGGAACTTGATGGCGGTGCTGCGGTCATTGCCGAGGTCCAACTCTACGGCGATGTAGTCCTCCGCTACGTCAGCCATAGGACTCCGGATCCAATCTTTCTTCCCCGATTCGAGAAGGTTGATTCATCCTCGTTCCCTCTTCTCGATTACGGGATTCGCCGTCTTGACCATGCGGTTGGTAACGTTACTGACCTGGCTAAGGCGGTGGCTTACGTGAAGGAATTCACGGGGTTCCATGAATTTGCAGAGTTTACAACAGAGGATGTGGGTACCACTGAGAGTGGTTTGAATTCGGTTGTTCTAGCAAACAACGATGAGATGGTGTTGTTGCCAATGAATGAGCCAGTGTTTGGAACAAAGAGGAAGAGTCAGATACAGACTTACTTGGAGCATAACGATGGACCTGGAGTGCAGCACTTGGCTTTGATGTCTGAAGATATATTTAGGACATTGAGGGAGATGAGGAAGAGAAGTGGAGTTGGTGGGTTTGACTTCATGCCATCGCCACCGCCTACATATTACAGGAATTTGAAGAACAGGGCTGGGGATATCTTGTCTGATGAGCAGATAAAGGAGTGTGAGGAGTTGGGGATTTTGGTTGATAGAGATGATCAAGGGACTCTGCTTCAAATCTTCACCAAGCCCGTTGGTGACAG GCCCACCATATTCATAGAGATAATACAGAGGATTGGTTGCATGTTGAAGGACGAAGAGGGTAAGACATATCAAAAGGGAGGTTGTGGAGGTTTTGGAAAGGGAAATTTCTCAGAGTTGTTTAAATCTATTGAAGAGTATGAGAAGACCCTTGAGGCCAGGAGAAACACAGAAGCAGCTGCTGCATGA